Genomic window (Flexivirga aerilata):
CGCCGCCACCGGCCGGGAGGACCTGGCGCGCGCACGCCTGCAGCAGGCCCGCGACGGCACCCGGGGCATGTCGATGCCGATCACTCTCGCGGAGCGCGACATCGACGAGGCCATGGCGCTGCGCCTGCTGGGCGACGAACCGGCGGCGCGACTGGCGCAGGAGCGGGCGGCCTCGGCATACGACCGCAAGGGGGCCACGGCCATGGCGCGTAACGTCGACACGTGGCTCTCGGTCACCGACACCCTGAAGGGAGACACCGATGCTCACCCACACGCGTGAATTCCGCACTGGGGGAAGCGAAGTCGTGCTCGACATCACCAGTGAGTGCGCCGACTTCGTGACCCGGGCGCCGGACGGGCTGCTGCAGCTCTTCGTGCCGCATGCCACCGCCGGCATCGCGATCCTCGAGACCGGCGCCGGCAGCGACGAGGACCTGCTCGCCGCGTTGCGCGACCTGCTGCCCGCCGACGACCGGTGGCGGCATGCGCACGGCAGCCGGGGGCACGGCAGGTCCCACGTCATGCCGGCACTGATCCCGCCCTACGCGACGGTGCCGGTCGTCGACGGCCGGCTCGCGCTCGGCACCTGGCAGAGCATCTGCCTGGTCGACCTCAATGTCGACAACGCGGTGCGCACTGTGCGCTTCTCGTTGATCCCTGGCTGAACGCCGAACGGTGAACGCGGGACGGCGCGCGGCGTGAAAAGATACGAGCCGTGACCGCGACGATGCTGGACGGCAAGGCAACCCTGGCGACGATCAAGGACGAGCTGCGTGCGCGCATTGCCGCGCTGCGTGAGCGCGGGGTGGTGCCCGGGCTCGGCACCGTGCTCGTCGGCGACGACCCGGGCTCGACCTGGTATGTCAACGCCAAGCACCGCGACTGCGCGAGCGTCGGCATCACGTCGATCCGTCGTGACCTGCCCGCCACCGCGAGCCAGGCGGAGGTCGAGTCGGTCATCGACGAGCTCAACGCCGACCCGGCCTGCACCGGCTTTCTCGTGCAACAGCCCACCGGACTCGACGAATTCGCTTTGCTGTCAAGGGTTTCGCCGGACAAGGACGTCGACGGCCTGCACCCGACCAACCTCGGCAAGCTGGTCCTGGGGGAGCCCGGACCGCTGCCCTGCACCCCGATCGGCGCGATCGAGCTGCTGCGTCGGTATGACGTGCCGCTCGCGGGCGCAGAGGTCGTCGTGGTGGGTCGCGGCATCACCGTCGGCCGGCCGCTCGGGTTGCTGCTCACCCGCCGCAGCGAGAACTCCACGGTCACGCTCTGTCACACCGGCACCCGCGACCTCGCTGCCCACACCCGCACCGCCGACGTCATCGTCGCGGCCGCCGGAGTGCCGCACCTCATCACCCGCGACATGGTCAAGCCGGGAGCGGCGGTGCTCGACGTGGGCGTGTCCCGGGTCGACGGCAAGATCGCCGGCGACGTGGCGCCCGACGTCGCAGAGGTCGCCGGGCACCTGAGCCCCAACCCGGGCGGCGTCGGCCCGATGACCCGGGCGATGCTGCTGACCAACGTCGTGCAGGCGGCGGAGCGGCTCGCCGAGGCCGACGCACCGGCGTGACCGCGTTCCGGCTCGGCCCGCTCTGGTGGCTGCTCGCAGCGGGCTGCCTGCTCGCGCTGGCCGTCCTCGTCACGACCTCCGTGCGCGCCGGCGGCTATCTGCTGGCGGGCTGCCTCGCCGTGGCCGGGCTGTTGCGGATCTACTTGCCGGAGAAGGCAGCCGGCGCGCTCGTCATACGCTCACGAATGGTCGACGGCGTGTTCTTCTTCACGCTGGCCGCGGCGGTCGCCTTCATCTTCAGCATCGTCAAGCTCGGCGGCATCCCGGGCTGAGCACGTCTCGGCGTCAGCCCAGGTCGATCTGCACCGCGGGCGCGGACACGTCGTGCACCGACCAGAGCGCCCAGCCGGCGAGCAGCAGCACGAAACCGACCAGCGCGACGGCGACGACGCGCCGCCCGCCCGTCCTCCCGTCCCCCGCGAGAGCAGCGATCAGCCACGCCCACGCCGGCCACGCGAGGTAGCCGTAGCGAGCCGCGACAGCGGTGAACCAGGTCAGGGTGACGAACCAACCGGCGATGCTCACGGCCGCCGTCATCACGATCGCGAGCTGCGGCTGGGTCAGGGGCCCGGCGGTCAGTCTGCGGATGACGCGCGCTCCGCCGACCACCAGCACCACCGCGGTGACCGCGACCACGGCGGCGTCGATCACCGCGGGGGAGGCGATGACATTGCGCCAGTATTCGGTCGGCGACCACAGGAAGGTGACGACGCCTCGGGCGAGTTCGAGCACGGCATGCGGCGAGGCCGGCAGCCCGCGCGCCGGGAAGGGGGCGCTGCCGAGGTCGCGGGGCGGCAGCGGGCCGCCGAAGGCGACGATGTTGTAGACGTACCACCAGCCGCAGATCACCACCAGCGGCACGAGGTATGACGCAGCGCGCGCCAGGCGGCGCTCCGCCGGACCGGCGAGCAGCACGATGACGACCGCGATCACGACCGCGAGCGCGTTTTGTTTGGCAAGGGCGGCTGCACCCGCCACCACACCCGCGGTCAGTGCCGCGCCCGTCGAGCGGGTCTGCAGCGCTCGGCAGCCGAGGTCGAGCGCCGCGAAACCGAGCGCCAGGAAGAGCGAGTCGTTCTGGATGCTCCACGCCATCGCGAGCAGCACCGGGTTGAGCACGAACGTCGCCACCGCGACGCGCCGGGCGAGCGGCGGGAGCGCGAGGCGGCCGAGCAGGCGCCACAGGAAGACCGCGGCGACGAGGAACTCCATGCCGCCGAGGAGCCGCACCGTGTAGAACTCGGCGGGCACCCCGGCGACGGCGCGGCCGGCACCGCCGGCCAGCGCGGCGAGCAGGTAGGCGAGCGGTGGCTGCTGTTGCTCGTAGGAGAGGCCGGTGTCGCCGGAGTGCGGGAGCCGGTGCTGCTCCAGGAGGAAGTTCACCGCGGTCCAGTGCGACGGTTCGTCGTACGGCACGCCGGGCGGGACCCACGCTGCATAGGCAGCGCCCGCGAGCGCGCCCGCCAGCAGGATGACGAGAAGCCATCGATCCCGCAGAAAGGAGCGCTGGGCCCCGGTCAGTGGCCGCATCGCGTTACTGACCGGGGCCCGGTGTGACTGACTCAGTTGACTGAACGGACTGATCTGACTGATCGGACTCAGATCAGGCCGAGTTGCTTGACGGTGTCGCGCTCGCCCTCGAGCTCCTTGACCGAGGCGTCGATCTTGCCGCGGGAGAAGTCGTCGATCTCCAGGCCCTGCACGATGCTCCACTTGCCGTCGGCGACGGTCACCGGGAACGAGGAGATGATGCCCTCGGCGACGCCGTACGAGCCGTCGGACGGCACCGACATCGACACCCAGGCACCGTCGGTGCCGTTCTGCCAGTCGCGGGCGTGGTCGATGGTGGCCGACGCCGCGGACGCGGCCGAGGAGGCGCCGCGCGCGTCGATGATCGCCGCGCCGCGCTTGGCGACGGTCGGGATGTAGGTGTTCTCGATCCAGTCCTGGTCGCCGACGGCCTCGGCGGCGGACTTGCCGCCCACCTGGGCGTGGAACAGGTCGGGGTACTGGGTCGCGGAGTGGTTGCCCCAGATCGACATCTGGGTGATGTCGGTGGTCTTCACCCCGAGCTTGGCGGCCAGCTGCGCGAGCGCGCGGTTGTGGTCCAGGCGAGTCAGCGCGGTGAAGCGCTCGTTCGGGATGTCGGGGGCGTTGCTCATCGCGATGAGCGCGTTGGTGTTGGCCGGGTTGCCGGTCACGGTGACCTTGATGTCGTCGGCCGCGACCTCGTTGAGTGCCTTGCCCTGCGGGCCGAAGATGCCGCCGTTGTCCTTCAGCAGGTCGCCGCGCTCCATGCCCGGGCCGCGCGGCTTCGCGCCGACCAGCAGGGCGTGGCTGACACCGTCGAAGACCTTCTTCGCGTCGTCGCCGATCTCCACGCCGGCGAGCAGCGGGAAGGCGCTGTCGTCCAGCTCCATGACGACACCCTCGAGTGCCTTGAGCGCCGGAGTGACCTCCAGCAGCCGGAGTTCGACCGGGGTGTCCGGGCCGAAGAGGTCGCCTGCCGCGATGCGGAAGAGCAGGCTGTAACCGATGTTGCCGGCGGCGCCGGTGACGGCGACCTTGACTGGCGTGGTGCTCACGAGATTCCCCTTAGGGCGCGAAATTGAATGCTGGGTTTGCAATTACCGGAAACGACGCTAGCAGCGGCTCTCGTCAGGCACGGTGCCGGTCCCTGGGTGCGAGACGGCGTATGGCGAGGCGCGTCGAACGCGCCAGCCGGCGCAGGCGACGGTCCGGGGAGGTGGTCAGCACGGTGAGGGCCAGCCGCTCCAGGGGGCCGACGCCGCTGCCCGGCAGTTCGTCGACCAACTGGTCGATGAACTCGCTGCGCGCGTAGTGCGCCCGCCGCCGGGGCGATCCCAGCCGGTCCTCCACGAGGTGGGCGAGGAACGCGGTGGTGACGCTGCTGTTGTTCATCCGGGCGGCCGGGTGCACCCGGTAGTAGAAGGCGGGGTGGTCGATGCGCACCGCGCCACCGCCGAGCCGCGCGACGTTGTAGTGGAAGACATGGTCGTCCATCGCGTCGTAGGCGAGCGGAAAACCGCCTGCCGCGGTCGCGAGGTCGGTGCGCACCAGGAACGACGTCGACCAGCTGCCCGGCGCGCGCAACCAGCGATCCGCCCCCAGCGTCTCGACCTCGCCGGTGCCACCCCGCACGGGATCCTCCTCCCGCCGCAGCTGCGCCAGCTCGTCGCCGTCGTCGACCCAGGCGAGCTCGAGCTGCGACCGGCTGTCGCCGATGCGGAGCAGCTCGGAGCGGTCCGCGGACCGGGCGAACAGCCGCTCGGAGGTGCCGACGACGTCGCGGCCGGTGCGGTCGGCGAGGTCGAGCAGCATCGCGGAGCGGTCGGGGTGCCAGAGGTCGTCCTGGTCGAGGAAGGCGACCCAGGGGGAGCGCACCTGCGCCAGCCCCCGGTTGCGGGCGACCGCCACCCCGGCGTTCGGCTGCTCGAGCAGCAGGTCGACGACCGGGTGCCGGCCGGCGATCTCACGGGACTGGTCGGCCGATCCGTCGTCGACGACCACAACCCGGGGGCGCGGCGACTGGGCGGCCAGCGAGTCGAGGGTGGCCCGCAGGAAGGGCGCACCGTCGTGCACCGGCACCACGACGGTGATCGGTGCACTCACAGGTAGTCACGCAGCCTGGACTTGTTGGACCCCTCGCAGTTGCGACCCTTCTCGATGACCACCAGGTTGTGGTAGGCGTGCACCGCGACGACCGTCCGGTCGAGGTCGCTCGGCCGGTAGTCCTCGTCCAGGAACTCCTCGTGGTTGAGGCCGTCGAGCAGGTCCTTCACCAGCGCCATCGTCGTGGTGGTGTCGTGCCGGTCGAGGCTGCCGTTGAAGGTCGGCCAGTATGACGTCTGGGTGTCCTCGATGACGTAGACCCCGTCGTCGGCGAGGAGCGGGAAGAGGGTCGCGAACGTCGCCCGCACGTGGTCGCTGTGGTGGCTGCCGTCGTCGATCACCACATCCGGCCGGCCGGTCTCGCGCACGATGCGTTCCAGCAGCGCGGCGTCGGACTGGTCACCCTGGTAGACCGAGATCCGGCGTCCCGCGTGCACCCTTTTGTCCTCGATGTCGAGCCCGACGATCTGTGCCCGCGGGAAGTATCTGCGCCACGTGCGCAGCGACGCGCCCTCGAAGACACCGATCTCCAGCAGGGTGAACCGTCGCCGCCGGAAACGCGCGAGGTGGCGGGCGTAGTGCGGCGTGTAGTGGTGGTCCCCGACCTTGTCCGTGCCGTAAACCGTTGCCACGTGGGTCAATCCGGAGAGTCCGAATGCCGTCCGCGCGGTGCGCACGGCCTCGGCGGCCTGCCGGAGGCGGGTCTCGCCGACCACTCGTCCCGCCAGCCCTCGCACCGTCATGACGCGCACAATAGCGACCAGCGGTCCGCCGGCCGCCCTGCGGCGCTCGGCCGCCCCGGCCCGGGGGGTTCGAGGGCCGGCGAGTCTGCCGGATAACCTGGAGCCCGCGCGCCACCGCGCGCCCGCCGCCCGGTCGGTGCCCTCGCCCGCTCGGACCGCGACCCCCGCTTTAGCAAGGAGCCCAGGCAGGTCATGGAGAAGATCAAGGTCAAGAATCCCGTCGTCGAACTCGATGGCGACGAGATGACGCGGATCATCTGGCAGTTCATCAAGGACCGGCTGATCCACCCCTACCTCGACATCGACCTGAAGTACTACGACCTGGGCATCGAGAACCGCGACGTCACCGACGACCAGGTGACCGTCGACGCGGCCAACGCGATCAAGGAGCACGGCGTCGGCGTCAAGTGCGCCACGATCACCCCGGACGAGGCGCGCGTCGAGGAGTTCGGCCTCAAGGAGATGTGGAAGAGCCCCAACGGCACGATCCGCAACATCCTCGGCGGCGTGATCTTCCGCGAGCCGATCATCATCTCCAACGTGCCGCGTCTCGTGCCGGGCTGGACCAAGCCGATCATCATCGGCCGCCACGCGCACGCCGACCAGTACAAGTCGCAGAACTTCAAGGTGCCCGGCGCCGGCAAGGTGAAGATCACCTATGAACCCGCCGACGGCAGTGAGCCGCTGGAGCTCGAGGTGGCCGAGTACGGCGACGACGGTGGCGTCGCGATGGGCATGTACAACTACAACAAGTCGATCGAGGACTTCGCCCGCGCCTCGCTCAACTACGCCCTGCAGCGCAAGGTGCCCTGCTATCTGTCGACCAAGAACACCATCCTCAAGGCCTACGACGGCCAGTTCAAGGACATCTTCCAGCGCATCTACGAGGACGAGTTCAAGGCCGACTTCGACGCGGCCGGGATCACCTACGAGCACCGGCTCATCGATGACATGGTCGCCTCCGCGCTGAAGTGGGAGGGCGGTTACGTCTGGGCCTGCAAGAATTACGACGGTGACGTCCAGTCCGACACGGTCGCACAGGGATTCGGCTCCCTCGGCCTCATGACCTCGGTGCTGATGACCCCCGACGGCAAGACCGTCGAGGCCGAGGCGGCGCACGGCACGGTCACCCGCCACTACCGCCAGCACCAGCAGGGCAAGGCGACCTCGACCAACCCGATCGCCTCGATCTTCGCCTGGACCCGTGGCCTGGCCCACCGCGGCAAGCTGGACAACACCCCCGAGGTCACCCAGTTCGCCGAGACCCTCGAGCGGGTCTGCATCGAGACCGTCGAGTCGGGTCAGATGACCAAGGACCTCGCGCTGCTCGTCGGCCCCGACCAGCCGTTCCTCACCACCGAGCAGTTCCTCGACGCGATCGACCAGAACCTGCAGAAGGCGGTCGGTCAGCCCGCGGCCTGAGCCTGCCCCACGCGCTCGAGCAGAGCCCTGACCTGACGCACCCGGTCCGCCCAGTCGACGCCCGTCGGCCGGTGGGCCGGGCGCGGCGTTTTGTGTTCCTCCACGGCACGCCGCACCGCGGCCGGGAACGCCGCACGGTCGGCGATCGTCGCGGCCGGACTGTCGACGAAACCGGCCACGGCGGTGGAGACCACCGGCCGGCCCGCGGCTTCGTACTCATATCGCTTGATCGGGTCGAGGGAGTCGGTGAACTCGTCGACGACATGGGGCACCAGCAGCACGTCGGCGTGCAGCAGGTAAGCGGGCACCTCCGACGCCGCACGTGCCCCGAGTATGACGACGCCCGCGTCCGCCAGGCTCGCGCGAGATGCCGGGTCCAGCGCGTCCGGCCCGAGCAGCACAACCGTTGCGGCGCCTACGAGTTCGGCGGCGGTCGCCCGGACGAGCCCGACGTCGAGCCGGTCGGTGTGCAACGTCCCGGCATACAGCGCGACCGGTCCGGCGGGCAGGTCGCCGGGCCGGGGGAGACCCGCGGCATACGCGGAGAGATCGGCGGCGTTGGGCACGAGCTCGACCCGCCGGCCCTGCCCCTTCACGCGGCGCAGCCCGGGCGAACAGACGACCACCTCGGCAGCTTCGGTGAGCAGGATGTGCTCGTGCGCCGCCAGCCGGGCGATCTCCCGCGACGGCCGCCGCGCGGCGAGCCAGTCGTCGGTGATGTCGTAGAGCGCCGGCCAGCTCGTCCGGGAGAGCACCGCGGCCCCCGCGGGGTCGTTGACCCACAGGAGCGGTGCGGAGAAGCCGAGTCGGTCGGCGGCCCGGACGACCTGGGCCGCCCAGCGCCGGTCCCAGGACGGATCGATCCGGCG
Coding sequences:
- a CDS encoding secondary thiamine-phosphate synthase enzyme YjbQ, with amino-acid sequence MLTHTREFRTGGSEVVLDITSECADFVTRAPDGLLQLFVPHATAGIAILETGAGSDEDLLAALRDLLPADDRWRHAHGSRGHGRSHVMPALIPPYATVPVVDGRLALGTWQSICLVDLNVDNAVRTVRFSLIPG
- a CDS encoding bifunctional methylenetetrahydrofolate dehydrogenase/methenyltetrahydrofolate cyclohydrolase, giving the protein MTATMLDGKATLATIKDELRARIAALRERGVVPGLGTVLVGDDPGSTWYVNAKHRDCASVGITSIRRDLPATASQAEVESVIDELNADPACTGFLVQQPTGLDEFALLSRVSPDKDVDGLHPTNLGKLVLGEPGPLPCTPIGAIELLRRYDVPLAGAEVVVVGRGITVGRPLGLLLTRRSENSTVTLCHTGTRDLAAHTRTADVIVAAAGVPHLITRDMVKPGAAVLDVGVSRVDGKIAGDVAPDVAEVAGHLSPNPGGVGPMTRAMLLTNVVQAAERLAEADAPA
- a CDS encoding DUF3017 domain-containing protein yields the protein MTAFRLGPLWWLLAAGCLLALAVLVTTSVRAGGYLLAGCLAVAGLLRIYLPEKAAGALVIRSRMVDGVFFFTLAAAVAFIFSIVKLGGIPG
- a CDS encoding glycosyltransferase family 39 protein, coding for MPYDEPSHWTAVNFLLEQHRLPHSGDTGLSYEQQQPPLAYLLAALAGGAGRAVAGVPAEFYTVRLLGGMEFLVAAVFLWRLLGRLALPPLARRVAVATFVLNPVLLAMAWSIQNDSLFLALGFAALDLGCRALQTRSTGAALTAGVVAGAAALAKQNALAVVIAVVIVLLAGPAERRLARAASYLVPLVVICGWWYVYNIVAFGGPLPPRDLGSAPFPARGLPASPHAVLELARGVVTFLWSPTEYWRNVIASPAVIDAAVVAVTAVVLVVGGARVIRRLTAGPLTQPQLAIVMTAAVSIAGWFVTLTWFTAVAARYGYLAWPAWAWLIAALAGDGRTGGRRVVAVALVGFVLLLAGWALWSVHDVSAPAVQIDLG
- a CDS encoding malate dehydrogenase; translated protein: MSTTPVKVAVTGAAGNIGYSLLFRIAAGDLFGPDTPVELRLLEVTPALKALEGVVMELDDSAFPLLAGVEIGDDAKKVFDGVSHALLVGAKPRGPGMERGDLLKDNGGIFGPQGKALNEVAADDIKVTVTGNPANTNALIAMSNAPDIPNERFTALTRLDHNRALAQLAAKLGVKTTDITQMSIWGNHSATQYPDLFHAQVGGKSAAEAVGDQDWIENTYIPTVAKRGAAIIDARGASSAASAASATIDHARDWQNGTDGAWVSMSVPSDGSYGVAEGIISSFPVTVADGKWSIVQGLEIDDFSRGKIDASVKELEGERDTVKQLGLI
- a CDS encoding glycosyltransferase is translated as MSAPITVVVPVHDGAPFLRATLDSLAAQSPRPRVVVVDDGSADQSREIAGRHPVVDLLLEQPNAGVAVARNRGLAQVRSPWVAFLDQDDLWHPDRSAMLLDLADRTGRDVVGTSERLFARSADRSELLRIGDSRSQLELAWVDDGDELAQLRREEDPVRGGTGEVETLGADRWLRAPGSWSTSFLVRTDLATAAGGFPLAYDAMDDHVFHYNVARLGGGAVRIDHPAFYYRVHPAARMNNSSVTTAFLAHLVEDRLGSPRRRAHYARSEFIDQLVDELPGSGVGPLERLALTVLTTSPDRRLRRLARSTRLAIRRLAPRDRHRA
- a CDS encoding class I SAM-dependent methyltransferase, which translates into the protein MTVRGLAGRVVGETRLRQAAEAVRTARTAFGLSGLTHVATVYGTDKVGDHHYTPHYARHLARFRRRRFTLLEIGVFEGASLRTWRRYFPRAQIVGLDIEDKRVHAGRRISVYQGDQSDAALLERIVRETGRPDVVIDDGSHHSDHVRATFATLFPLLADDGVYVIEDTQTSYWPTFNGSLDRHDTTTTMALVKDLLDGLNHEEFLDEDYRPSDLDRTVVAVHAYHNLVVIEKGRNCEGSNKSRLRDYL
- a CDS encoding NADP-dependent isocitrate dehydrogenase, with the translated sequence MEKIKVKNPVVELDGDEMTRIIWQFIKDRLIHPYLDIDLKYYDLGIENRDVTDDQVTVDAANAIKEHGVGVKCATITPDEARVEEFGLKEMWKSPNGTIRNILGGVIFREPIIISNVPRLVPGWTKPIIIGRHAHADQYKSQNFKVPGAGKVKITYEPADGSEPLELEVAEYGDDGGVAMGMYNYNKSIEDFARASLNYALQRKVPCYLSTKNTILKAYDGQFKDIFQRIYEDEFKADFDAAGITYEHRLIDDMVASALKWEGGYVWACKNYDGDVQSDTVAQGFGSLGLMTSVLMTPDGKTVEAEAAHGTVTRHYRQHQQGKATSTNPIASIFAWTRGLAHRGKLDNTPEVTQFAETLERVCIETVESGQMTKDLALLVGPDQPFLTTEQFLDAIDQNLQKAVGQPAA
- a CDS encoding glycosyltransferase; translated protein: MDLVVISLEPWDQVRRRNQHLVDGLLDLHPGLRVLFVEPAHDPIHAARRRSRPRPGPGLRRARPTDSQHWQRLWLLGPTKWLPRRIDPSWDRRWAAQVVRAADRLGFSAPLLWVNDPAGAAVLSRTSWPALYDITDDWLAARRPSREIARLAAHEHILLTEAAEVVVCSPGLRRVKGQGRRVELVPNAADLSAYAAGLPRPGDLPAGPVALYAGTLHTDRLDVGLVRATAAELVGAATVVLLGPDALDPASRASLADAGVVILGARAASEVPAYLLHADVLLVPHVVDEFTDSLDPIKRYEYEAAGRPVVSTAVAGFVDSPAATIADRAAFPAAVRRAVEEHKTPRPAHRPTGVDWADRVRQVRALLERVGQAQAAG